A genome region from Mastacembelus armatus chromosome 8, fMasArm1.2, whole genome shotgun sequence includes the following:
- the LOC113140840 gene encoding WAP, Kazal, immunoglobulin, Kunitz and NTR domain-containing protein 2-like — MWWMLFHRWIWFLVGHYYTILIYMDTRRVTALPMSVAKVVYSHAGLCPNDLNPNLWVDAMSTCMRECESDQDCETFEKCCPNVCGNKSCVAARYIDIKGNKGPIGMPKGATCDKFMCSQQGSECDIWDGQPVCKCRDRCEREPHFTCASDGMTYYNKCYMDAEACSKGISISEVTCRYHLTWPNTSPIPAETTLHPTTALQTTLPADIQLPTIHSGPTQQAIFVGETASFLCEVSGKPRPEITWEKQLKGKENTIMRPNHVQGNLVVTNMGQLVIYNAQLQDAGIYTCTARNVGGSVSSHFPLVVLRKEVKGKSAEGNSTNQPFPAEECLKSPDTDDCGEESMSWYYEPKRNNCFTFTYSQCNKNHNHFDTYEACMLSCGGELAAPCSLPSLQGPCKAYEPRWAYSSSLKKCQSFVYGGCGGNENNFVSKEACEEMCPFPKNTNCKMCKPRGKMVASFCKSDFVILGRVTELTEEQESGHALVTVEEILKDEKMGLRFFGKEPLEVTLLNMDWSCPCPNITVANGQLIIMGDVHNGMAVLQPDSFVGSSSTRRIRKLRELIHKKTCDFLKDFTAVQ; from the exons ATGTGGTGGATGCTGTTTCATCGATGGATTTGGTTTCTTGTGGGACATTATTACACTATACTCATTTATATGGACACCCGCCGTGTGACAGCATTGCCCATGTCTGTGGCGAAAGTCGTGTACTCTCACGCAGGTCTGTGCCCCAATGACCTGAACCCCAATCTGTGGGTAGATGCTATGAGCACCTGCATGCGCGAGTGTGAATCTGACCAG GATTGTGAGACTTTTGAGAAGTGCTGCCCTAATGTATGTGGTAACAAGAGCTGTGTGGCTGCACGCTACATAGACATCAAGGGCAACAAGGGCCCCATTGGAATGCCAAAGGGCGCCACCTGTGACAAGTTCATGTGCTCTCAGCAAGGATCCGAGTGTGACATCTGGGATGGCCAGCCTGTTTGTAAGTGTCGTGACCGCTGTGAGAGGGAACCTCACTTCACATGTGCGTCTGATGGGATGACATATTATAACAAGTGCTACATGGATGCAGAGGCCTGTTCCAAGGGTATCTCTATCTCTGAGGTCACCTGCAG GTACCACCTGACTTGGCCAAACACCAGCCCAATCCCTGCGGAGACCACCCTGCATCCCACCACTGCTCTCCAAACCACCCTCCCAGCTGATATCCAGCTCCCCACCATACACAGCGGCCCAACCCAGCAAGCTATTTTTGTTGGAGAGACGGCTAGCTTCTTATGCGAGGTGTCTGGGAAGCCACGTCCAGAAATCACCTGGGAGAAACAACTGAAGGGTAAAGAGAACACCATCATGAGACCTAATCATGTCCAAGGTAACCTTGTGGTTACTAATATGGGCCAGTTGGTCATATACAATGCGCAACTTCAGGATGCTGGCATCTATACATGCACAGCCAGAAATGTTGGAGGAAGTGTATCATCACACTTTCCCTTGGTAGTGCTCAGGAAAGAAGTGAAGGGTAAGAGTGCAGAGGGGAATAGCACCAACCAGCCTTTTCCAGCTGAAGAGTGCCTGAAGAGCCCAGACACAGACGACTGTGGAGAAGAGAGCATGAGCTGGTACTATGAACCAAAGAGAAACAACTGCTTCACCTTCACCTATAGTCAATGCAATAAAAACCATAACCATTTTGACACCTATGAAGCCTGCATGCTGTCATGTGGCGGAGAGCTAGCGGCTCCCTGCAGTCTGCCGAGCCTCCAAGGTCCTTGCAAGGCTTATGAGCCTCGCTGGGCATATAGCAGCAGCCTCAAGAAGTGCCAGTCCTTTGTCTACGGAGGCTGTGGTGGCAACGAGAACAACTTTGTATCCAAAGAGGCCTGTGAAGAAATGTGCCCTTTTCCAAAGAACACCAACTGCAAGATGTGTAAACCTCGAGGCAAGATGGTAGCAAGTTTTTGCAAGAGTGACTTTGTGATTCTGGGACGTGTGACAGAGCTGACAGAGGAGCAAGAGTCAGGCCACGCTTTGGTGACCGTGGAGGAGATCTTGAAGGATGAGAAGATGGGTCTGAGATTCTTTGGCAAAGAACCGCTGGAGGTGACTCTTCTGAACATGGACTGGAGCTGTCCCTGCCCCAATATCACTGTAGCCAACGGGCAGCTCATTATTATGGGAGATGTTCACAATGGGATGGCCGTCCTGCAGCCTGACAGCTTTGTGGGCTCCTCCAGCACTCGCAGAATCAGGAAGCTTCGTGAGCTTATCCACAAGAAAACCTGTGATTTCCTTAAAGATTTCACAGCTGTCCAGTAG